In the genome of Chryseobacterium arthrosphaerae, one region contains:
- the cphA gene encoding cyanophycin synthetase — protein MKIEKIQALRGPNIWSIRRKKLIQMRLDLEEMENYPTNKIDGFRERIEKLMPSLITHRCSEGVEGGFFHRVETGTWMGHVIEHIALEIQTLAGMDVGFGRTRETKTPGVYNVVFNYLEENAGIYAAEEAVKIAEALVQGKDYDLNACIHKLKEIRERVRLGPSTGSIVEEAASRRIPWIRLGTNSLVQLGYGVNQQRFQATITGKTSSIAVDIACNKELTKRMLHDAAIPVPIGDLVVDEEGLNTVIRKIGYPVVLKPLDGNHGKGSSINVNDWESAKTGLEHAQKYSRKVIVEKYITGYDFRVLVINNKMVAAARRVPAHVVGDGELNLQQLIDKENKDPRRGYGHENVLTEIEVDKDTMELLEKLQYTLETVPQRGEVVYLKSTANLSTGGTSIDVTDMVHPENITMAERISKIIGLDVCGIDIMAENLTQPLKESGGAIIEVNAAPGFRMHLAPSEGLPRNVAAPVVDMLYPQGKPFTIPIIAVTGTNGKTTTTRLISHIVKSNGYRVGFTTSDGIYIQNTMLSKGDTTGPLSAEFILKDPTVEFAVLETARGGILRSGLGFSQCDIGVLTNIEEDHLGMNDIHNLRDLTKVKRVVLDSVKKSGWSVLNADNEYSMKIVNDLDSNVAIFSMDENNPHIVKFAKEGKITCVYEEGFVTIKKGDWKIRIGKAKDFPITMEGKARFMIENVLAASLASYLYGFGIEDISNSLRTFIPSAQLTPGRLNVFKFKNFKVLIDFAHNPSGYEAIEDYLKNVESTKKIGIISGVGDRRDNDIKECGKIAGRMFDYIIIRNEKHLRGRTEEEINGLIIDGINEAGRDVSYEIIPKEIEALKHAIGMAEEGTFITALSDVISNAIDLVQEYQARELLEDDKNI, from the coding sequence ATGAAAATCGAAAAGATTCAGGCACTACGTGGTCCTAATATATGGAGTATCAGAAGAAAGAAGCTGATACAGATGAGGTTGGACCTTGAAGAAATGGAAAATTATCCTACCAATAAGATCGACGGATTCAGGGAGAGGATTGAAAAATTAATGCCTTCACTGATTACCCACCGCTGCTCCGAAGGAGTGGAAGGAGGCTTTTTCCACAGGGTGGAAACAGGAACCTGGATGGGGCACGTCATTGAGCATATTGCTTTAGAGATCCAGACCCTGGCAGGGATGGATGTAGGGTTTGGAAGAACCCGTGAAACAAAAACTCCGGGAGTGTATAACGTGGTATTCAATTACCTTGAAGAAAATGCAGGAATTTATGCAGCAGAAGAAGCTGTAAAGATTGCAGAAGCGCTGGTTCAAGGAAAAGACTATGACTTGAATGCCTGCATTCATAAATTGAAAGAGATCAGGGAACGTGTCCGTCTGGGACCGTCTACAGGAAGTATTGTAGAAGAAGCGGCTTCCAGAAGAATTCCATGGATCAGGTTGGGAACCAATTCTTTGGTACAGCTTGGTTATGGAGTCAATCAACAGCGCTTTCAGGCAACCATTACAGGAAAAACAAGCTCTATTGCCGTAGATATTGCCTGTAATAAGGAATTAACGAAAAGAATGCTTCATGATGCAGCGATTCCGGTTCCCATTGGGGATCTGGTGGTGGATGAAGAGGGCTTAAATACTGTGATCAGGAAAATAGGATATCCTGTTGTTTTAAAGCCTCTGGATGGAAATCACGGGAAAGGCTCTTCCATTAATGTCAATGACTGGGAATCTGCAAAGACAGGCCTGGAACATGCCCAGAAATATTCAAGAAAAGTTATCGTTGAAAAATACATTACCGGATATGATTTCCGGGTTTTGGTGATCAATAATAAGATGGTTGCAGCAGCAAGGAGAGTTCCAGCTCATGTTGTAGGGGACGGAGAACTGAACCTTCAGCAGCTGATTGATAAAGAAAATAAAGACCCGAGAAGGGGGTACGGCCATGAAAATGTCCTGACTGAAATTGAGGTGGATAAAGATACGATGGAGCTGCTTGAAAAACTTCAGTATACCCTGGAAACAGTTCCTCAGCGAGGAGAAGTGGTTTACCTGAAATCAACAGCAAACCTTTCAACCGGCGGAACTTCAATTGATGTTACAGATATGGTACATCCGGAAAATATCACAATGGCTGAACGGATTTCCAAGATCATCGGGCTGGATGTGTGTGGTATTGATATCATGGCTGAAAATTTAACCCAACCTTTAAAGGAAAGTGGTGGCGCCATCATAGAGGTTAATGCTGCTCCGGGCTTCAGAATGCACCTGGCACCAAGTGAAGGATTGCCCAGAAATGTGGCTGCACCGGTGGTAGACATGCTTTATCCTCAGGGAAAACCTTTTACCATTCCTATTATTGCAGTAACCGGGACAAACGGAAAAACAACTACAACAAGACTTATTTCCCATATTGTAAAAAGTAATGGGTATAGAGTGGGATTCACTACCTCAGACGGAATTTATATCCAGAATACCATGCTGTCAAAAGGAGATACTACAGGACCGCTTTCTGCGGAATTTATCCTGAAAGATCCTACCGTGGAATTCGCTGTTCTTGAAACGGCAAGAGGAGGAATCTTACGTTCCGGACTTGGTTTCTCACAGTGTGATATCGGGGTCCTTACCAATATCGAGGAAGACCATCTGGGAATGAATGATATTCATAACTTAAGAGATCTTACCAAAGTGAAAAGGGTAGTATTGGATAGTGTAAAGAAAAGCGGCTGGAGCGTTCTGAATGCCGATAATGAATATTCGATGAAAATTGTAAATGATCTTGATTCGAATGTGGCGATCTTCAGTATGGATGAAAATAATCCTCATATCGTAAAATTTGCGAAAGAAGGAAAGATCACCTGTGTGTATGAGGAAGGATTCGTAACCATTAAAAAAGGCGACTGGAAGATCAGAATAGGAAAAGCCAAAGACTTTCCGATCACCATGGAAGGGAAAGCCAGATTCATGATTGAAAACGTCTTGGCAGCCAGTCTGGCAAGTTATCTTTACGGTTTTGGCATCGAAGATATCTCCAATTCCTTAAGGACGTTTATTCCGAGTGCACAGCTTACTCCGGGAAGACTGAATGTTTTCAAATTCAAAAACTTTAAGGTACTGATTGACTTTGCTCATAACCCGTCCGGTTACGAAGCGATTGAAGATTATCTGAAAAATGTTGAATCTACCAAGAAAATCGGGATTATTTCCGGTGTAGGAGACAGAAGAGACAATGATATCAAAGAATGCGGGAAAATTGCGGGGAGAATGTTCGACTATATTATTATCCGTAATGAAAAACACCTCCGTGGAAGAACGGAAGAAGAAATCAACGGACTTATTATTGACGGAATAAATGAAGCAGGCAGAGACGTTAGTTATGAGATTATCCCTAAAGAAATCGAAGCTTTGAAACATGCCATAGGAATGGCGGAAGAAGGTACTTTTATTACTGCTTTAAGTGATGTGATCTCTAATGCAATCGATCTGGTGCAGGAATATCAGGCAAGGGAATTGCTGGAAGATGATAAGAATATATAA
- a CDS encoding cyanophycinase produces the protein MTKPVGKLIVIGGAVNKGSFAETDYDQNIEKNLNFFERGILRKIINESKHKENSVIEIVTTASQIPQIVGSEYKKAFEFLGAKNVNVLDIHNREEANSDAMVARANAADVMMFTGGDQLRLTSILGGTRFHDTILLKYQEQDFIYSGTSAGAAAASENMIYQGSSSEALLKGEIKTTQGLGLIDNVIIDTHFVQRGRIGRLFQAVVNNPRTLGIGLGEDTGLFIHNDVMTAVGSGLVILVDGRFIKDTNLTNINLGEPISIDNLTVHVMSMNDHYDLTTKTLTIENSQFNPIPQDK, from the coding sequence ATGACTAAACCTGTTGGAAAATTAATAGTTATCGGAGGGGCTGTAAACAAAGGAAGTTTTGCAGAAACCGATTATGATCAGAATATAGAAAAGAATCTTAACTTTTTTGAACGTGGAATCTTACGGAAGATTATCAACGAATCAAAACACAAGGAAAATTCTGTCATTGAAATCGTAACAACAGCCTCCCAGATTCCTCAGATCGTAGGTTCAGAATACAAAAAAGCATTTGAGTTCTTAGGAGCAAAAAATGTTAATGTACTTGATATCCATAACCGGGAAGAAGCCAACTCTGATGCTATGGTAGCCAGGGCCAATGCTGCAGACGTCATGATGTTTACAGGAGGGGATCAGCTGAGACTGACTTCTATTCTTGGCGGAACAAGGTTTCACGACACTATTTTACTGAAATATCAGGAGCAGGATTTTATTTACTCAGGAACTTCCGCAGGTGCTGCCGCCGCTTCAGAAAATATGATCTATCAGGGAAGCAGCTCAGAAGCTCTTTTAAAAGGAGAAATTAAAACTACACAGGGATTAGGTCTTATAGACAATGTGATCATTGATACCCATTTTGTGCAGAGAGGCCGTATCGGGCGTCTTTTCCAGGCTGTGGTGAATAATCCCAGAACCCTGGGAATCGGTCTTGGAGAAGACACGGGACTTTTCATTCATAATGATGTAATGACGGCGGTAGGATCAGGACTTGTTATTCTTGTGGATGGAAGATTCATCAAAGATACCAACCTTACCAATATCAATCTTGGTGAACCGATCTCTATTGATAATTTAACGGTTCATGTAATGTCTATGAATGATCATTATGATCTTACAACAAAAACACTGACGATTGAGAATTCGCAGTTTAATCCTATTCCTCAGGATAAATAG
- a CDS encoding isoaspartyl peptidase/L-asparaginase — MKVIIHGGFFSESDQSHEVKTAKQNSLKEIARKAFEYLQTHSAFDTVAYAVSLLEDDPLYNAGIGSQIQSDGIIRMSAAIMNGETQRLSGVINIQDVKNPVFVAKNLIDEDDRVLGGQGAKIYATEHGFENFSTEIPQRRKEYEARLATGGKGTVGCVAIDKEGKLAVATSTGGKGFEIPGRISDSATVAGNYANAFCAVSCTGVGEDIVSNATAAKIVTRVTDGMSLENAFNKTFDELKTIDGFAGAIAIDKEGNVCHQDSYPTMVFASFDGKNFEVFS; from the coding sequence ATGAAAGTTATCATCCACGGTGGTTTTTTCTCAGAGAGTGACCAAAGCCATGAAGTAAAAACAGCCAAACAGAATTCGTTAAAAGAAATTGCCCGAAAGGCTTTCGAATACCTTCAAACCCATTCTGCGTTCGATACCGTTGCTTATGCTGTTTCTCTACTGGAAGATGATCCGCTGTACAATGCCGGGATCGGATCTCAGATTCAGAGTGACGGGATCATCCGTATGAGTGCAGCCATTATGAACGGGGAAACTCAGAGGTTAAGCGGCGTTATCAATATTCAGGACGTAAAGAATCCCGTTTTTGTTGCCAAAAATCTGATTGATGAAGATGACAGGGTTTTAGGTGGGCAAGGTGCCAAAATATATGCTACAGAACATGGATTTGAAAATTTTTCTACGGAAATTCCACAGCGAAGAAAAGAATATGAAGCCAGACTGGCTACCGGAGGAAAAGGAACTGTAGGCTGTGTAGCTATAGATAAAGAAGGAAAACTGGCTGTTGCCACTTCTACTGGCGGAAAAGGTTTTGAAATTCCGGGAAGGATCTCAGATTCTGCCACAGTGGCGGGAAATTATGCCAATGCTTTCTGTGCAGTGAGCTGTACAGGTGTGGGAGAAGATATTGTAAGCAATGCCACTGCTGCCAAAATTGTGACAAGGGTAACAGACGGAATGAGTCTTGAAAATGCATTTAATAAAACGTTTGACGAACTCAAAACTATTGACGGGTTTGCCGGAGCCATCGCTATAGATAAAGAAGGAAATGTGTGCCATCAGGACTCCTATCCTACTATGGTTTTCGCCAGTTTTGACGGGAAAAATTTTGAAGTCTTTTCTTAA
- a CDS encoding YtxH domain-containing protein translates to MGNKTKGLLALLGLGALAYWKYKNSSPEDQQAVKDKINTAKDNFNKWGNDLKNKANDVASQVQNKVDEVKTKAEDSLS, encoded by the coding sequence ATGGGAAACAAAACAAAAGGCTTATTAGCGTTATTAGGTTTAGGTGCTTTAGCTTATTGGAAATATAAAAATTCAAGCCCTGAAGATCAGCAGGCTGTGAAAGATAAAATCAATACAGCAAAAGACAACTTTAATAAATGGGGAAATGATCTTAAGAACAAAGCCAATGATGTAGCTTCCCAGGTTCAGAATAAAGTGGACGAAGTGAAGACAAAGGCTGAAGATTCTTTAAGCTAA
- a CDS encoding class I SAM-dependent methyltransferase encodes MENYLEINKNSWNAKVEPHLKSDFYFVDEFLKGRSSLNSIELELLGDIQGKTILHLQCHFGQDSISLSRMGAKVTGIDLSDKAIETAIDLAQQCGTDTEFICSDVYNLPNILDQKFDIVYTSYGTIGWLPDLEKWAGVISHFLKPGGQFIMAEFHPVVWMFDDDFTKVAYNYFNEKPIVETYEGTYADQSAPIVQEYVMWNHSLAEVLDNLVKKDMQLETFRELDWSPYPCFRHVEEFEKGKWRIPQFGNKIPIVFALVAQKK; translated from the coding sequence ATGGAAAATTACTTAGAAATAAACAAAAACTCATGGAATGCCAAAGTAGAACCGCATCTGAAGTCGGATTTCTATTTTGTAGATGAATTTTTAAAAGGAAGAAGCTCACTGAATTCTATAGAACTGGAGCTTCTGGGAGATATACAAGGAAAAACGATTCTGCATCTGCAGTGTCATTTCGGGCAGGATTCCATTTCATTATCGAGAATGGGAGCAAAAGTTACCGGAATTGATCTTTCAGATAAAGCTATCGAAACTGCAATAGATCTGGCACAGCAATGCGGTACCGATACAGAATTTATCTGTTCTGATGTATACAACCTGCCCAATATCCTGGATCAGAAATTTGACATCGTCTATACAAGCTATGGCACCATAGGCTGGCTTCCGGATCTTGAAAAATGGGCGGGTGTAATCAGCCATTTCCTGAAGCCGGGCGGTCAGTTTATCATGGCAGAATTTCATCCGGTGGTCTGGATGTTTGATGATGACTTTACAAAAGTAGCTTACAATTACTTCAATGAAAAACCGATTGTAGAAACCTATGAGGGAACCTATGCGGACCAGTCTGCCCCTATTGTACAGGAATACGTCATGTGGAATCATTCCCTGGCCGAAGTTCTGGACAACCTGGTTAAAAAAGATATGCAGCTGGAAACCTTCCGTGAGTTGGATTGGTCACCTTATCCGTGTTTCAGGCATGTGGAGGAATTTGAAAAAGGAAAATGGAGAATTCCACAGTTTGGAAATAAAATCCCGATCGTATTTGCTTTAGTGGCACAGAAGAAATAG
- a CDS encoding PH domain-containing protein: protein MERSRLDEIKDELEKLDINPTIFARKEIRELPDILSADEKIVYLVEGRNKTDNHHIILVATDRRLIFVDKEFMYGLKVEDFSYDKVSSIQYETSLLLASIDIHTSDNIVEIDGVGKYYAELFCEKVRDFMARPKEYIQARSEPTVLDQLEQLGRLKENGVLSEKEFNDQKKKLLDQ from the coding sequence ATGGAAAGATCAAGACTTGATGAAATAAAAGACGAACTCGAAAAACTGGATATCAATCCTACCATTTTTGCCAGAAAAGAGATTCGTGAACTTCCTGATATCCTTTCCGCTGATGAAAAGATTGTCTATCTGGTTGAAGGCAGGAATAAAACCGACAATCATCATATTATTTTAGTGGCAACAGACCGAAGACTGATTTTCGTAGATAAAGAATTCATGTACGGACTGAAAGTAGAGGACTTTTCTTACGATAAAGTAAGTTCAATACAATATGAAACCTCACTGTTACTGGCTTCTATAGATATTCATACGTCTGATAATATTGTAGAAATTGATGGTGTAGGGAAGTATTACGCTGAATTATTCTGCGAAAAGGTAAGGGATTTCATGGCCCGTCCCAAAGAATATATTCAGGCCAGGTCTGAACCTACCGTTTTAGATCAGCTGGAGCAGCTGGGACGATTGAAAGAGAATGGTGTTTTAAGCGAAAAAGAATTTAATGATCAGAAGAAAAAGCTGCTTGACCAATAG
- a CDS encoding GNAT family N-acetyltransferase yields the protein MQNKVSAGIVENWLKGWSLSRELPFPTQYKSGFKVIVGYENQKERYVFPELNEDFFQLADSIDEPWVYLKVCTSPDQFMEKIPERWKLQPQGYMMTCFHPMNFPEVTLADGYQVEYGQYNSTFMVRIVAENGEQASIGYVALIDDLAVYDRIVTEKNHQRKGLASFLLKELEKIAVSKGFTKNFLVATEEGKLLYENLGWSVYSLHTSVVIPGQD from the coding sequence ATGCAAAATAAAGTGTCTGCAGGAATAGTGGAAAACTGGCTCAAAGGCTGGTCCTTATCAAGAGAACTGCCTTTTCCTACACAGTATAAGTCCGGATTTAAGGTGATCGTTGGATATGAAAATCAAAAGGAAAGATATGTGTTCCCTGAACTTAACGAAGATTTCTTTCAGCTTGCCGATTCCATTGATGAACCGTGGGTCTATCTGAAAGTATGTACTTCTCCGGATCAATTCATGGAAAAGATCCCGGAAAGATGGAAACTTCAGCCCCAGGGCTATATGATGACCTGCTTTCACCCAATGAACTTTCCGGAAGTTACACTGGCTGACGGATATCAGGTGGAATATGGGCAGTATAACTCGACCTTTATGGTAAGAATTGTTGCTGAAAACGGAGAGCAGGCTTCAATAGGCTATGTTGCACTGATCGATGATCTGGCAGTTTATGACAGAATTGTTACAGAGAAAAATCATCAGAGAAAAGGGCTCGCTTCCTTTTTGCTTAAAGAACTTGAAAAAATAGCTGTATCAAAAGGATTTACCAAGAATTTTTTAGTGGCCACAGAAGAAGGAAAATTACTTTATGAAAATTTAGGCTGGAGCGTCTACAGCCTGCATACTTCCGTGGTCATTCCTGGGCAGGACTAA
- a CDS encoding PH domain-containing protein: MSNNCSLCNAELTSMDTLLGANKLSDGGILCNKCLDKISNLNQELLYNLNTFSIGDINSMLQKGRTESLVPIAQTEQNLPSLTEPEPQDISGEVYKRRKRKIKYELEKLNANLSVFTKGEIKELPYLISEDEKIIAITDAQFINTLDAGVLVATASRLLSVSKSMFGAAKINIYPNETIRSVSFVTDPRSPIIKLHLEERVVEFECYMDKEDAEKFYDKIRTIYNPPVEQPQKQIGSTEAKSKSSETIFEQLEKLGKLRENGILTDAEFAEQKKKLLEQLG, from the coding sequence ATGAGTAATAATTGTTCATTGTGTAATGCAGAGTTAACCTCTATGGATACGCTTCTGGGAGCAAACAAGCTTTCGGATGGCGGTATTTTATGCAATAAATGTTTAGATAAAATAAGTAACCTCAATCAGGAGCTGTTGTACAATCTGAATACGTTCAGCATTGGTGATATCAACAGTATGTTACAGAAAGGGAGAACAGAATCCCTCGTGCCAATCGCACAGACAGAACAGAACCTTCCTTCACTTACAGAGCCTGAGCCACAGGATATATCAGGTGAAGTATACAAACGCAGAAAGAGAAAGATAAAATATGAGCTGGAAAAACTGAATGCCAATCTTTCCGTCTTTACCAAAGGGGAGATCAAGGAGCTTCCTTATCTGATTTCAGAAGACGAAAAAATCATTGCGATAACAGATGCCCAATTCATTAATACACTGGATGCAGGGGTTTTGGTTGCCACAGCTTCAAGGCTGCTTTCCGTATCAAAATCAATGTTTGGAGCTGCAAAGATCAATATATATCCCAATGAGACCATCAGATCTGTAAGCTTTGTAACGGATCCCAGGTCACCCATTATCAAATTACATTTAGAGGAAAGAGTAGTGGAATTTGAGTGCTATATGGATAAAGAAGATGCGGAAAAGTTCTACGATAAAATCAGAACGATCTATAATCCTCCTGTAGAACAGCCCCAAAAACAAATTGGCAGTACTGAAGCAAAAAGCAAATCTTCTGAAACCATTTTTGAGCAGCTTGAAAAACTGGGCAAACTGAGAGAAAACGGAATTCTGACAGATGCAGAATTTGCAGAGCAGAAAAAGAAGCTTCTGGAGCAGTTGGGATAA
- a CDS encoding PH domain-containing protein has protein sequence MNTDCALCGLPLTSMDTLLGENKLSDGGVLCNKCLNKATNINKDLVSDLASYSLVQIRDIVLRESVENAEEQIEVEIPAPQAQIITETSHSFQFSFTTGGTSPASRLDEIKDQIVALNARLSIFVNSEVKELVNVLDKNEKIIAIAEGKYLYNNLEGILVSTESRVVFVDKKFFGGVFENEFPHDKISSMQHSSGLMSSELKIFTDSIKAEFKLYNRNAAKTFYDAIHGYVYKSGNQSAKQQQQQQQQPVKQSERSQPGPVKKEDPAVIFDKLEKLGKLRENGILTEEEFAEQKKKLLDKL, from the coding sequence ATGAACACAGATTGTGCTCTATGTGGATTGCCATTAACTTCAATGGATACCCTCCTGGGAGAAAACAAACTCTCTGACGGAGGTGTTTTGTGTAATAAATGTCTGAATAAAGCAACCAATATCAATAAAGATCTTGTGTCTGACCTCGCCAGCTACAGTTTGGTGCAGATCAGGGATATTGTCCTGAGAGAAAGTGTAGAGAATGCTGAAGAACAGATTGAAGTTGAGATTCCGGCTCCTCAGGCTCAGATAATCACAGAGACTTCTCATTCATTCCAGTTTAGCTTTACTACAGGAGGAACATCACCTGCCAGCAGACTTGATGAAATCAAAGATCAGATTGTAGCATTGAATGCCAGACTCAGTATTTTTGTCAACAGTGAGGTAAAGGAACTGGTCAATGTTCTCGATAAAAATGAGAAGATCATTGCCATTGCAGAAGGAAAATACCTGTATAATAATCTTGAAGGGATTTTAGTTTCAACAGAAAGCAGAGTGGTTTTTGTTGATAAAAAGTTCTTTGGTGGTGTATTTGAAAATGAGTTTCCTCATGATAAAATCTCATCAATGCAGCATAGCTCCGGGTTGATGTCGTCCGAGCTGAAAATCTTTACAGACAGTATTAAAGCAGAATTCAAGCTTTATAACAGAAATGCAGCGAAAACATTTTATGACGCGATTCATGGTTATGTATATAAATCAGGAAACCAATCGGCAAAACAACAACAACAACAACAACAACAACCTGTAAAGCAATCTGAAAGATCTCAGCCGGGGCCGGTGAAAAAAGAAGATCCTGCAGTCATATTTGATAAGCTTGAAAAATTAGGTAAGCTTAGAGAAAATGGTATATTAACGGAAGAAGAATTTGCAGAACAGAAAAAGAAGCTGTTGGATAAATTATAA
- a CDS encoding PH domain-containing protein, whose protein sequence is MNMICALCGTPLTATDMLVGKNKLADGGYLCAECFTKAVRVNPDLLNNLDQFYFAEITGMLLKSKIDASQDPGESQYAGGSTYAYDAPTRLDEIKDQIVALNARLSVLANEEVNELAHILDRDEKLLAIAEGIDLQSKREGIIFSTQKRVAFIDKKFLGGVVKNEFPLHSISSIDHAENLLYSILKVNTSAGTAEFKLHNKNDGRSFTGINRNFRYSEPVKQDSRPLQAFSQSIPDFAQENVYSTNHQQSSGTVFEQLEKLGKLKEMGVLTEAEFAEQKKKLLDKL, encoded by the coding sequence ATGAATATGATTTGCGCATTATGTGGAACACCGCTGACGGCTACAGATATGCTTGTAGGGAAAAATAAACTTGCAGATGGCGGTTATCTGTGTGCTGAATGCTTTACAAAAGCCGTTCGTGTCAATCCTGATCTTCTCAATAATCTTGATCAGTTTTACTTTGCAGAAATTACAGGAATGCTTCTTAAAAGTAAAATTGATGCCAGCCAGGATCCAGGGGAATCCCAATATGCCGGGGGAAGTACGTATGCTTATGATGCACCCACCAGGCTCGACGAAATTAAAGATCAGATTGTAGCGCTCAATGCAAGACTCAGTGTTTTAGCGAATGAAGAAGTCAACGAGTTGGCCCATATTCTGGACAGAGATGAAAAGCTGTTAGCCATAGCTGAAGGAATTGATCTTCAGAGTAAGCGGGAAGGAATTATTTTTTCGACCCAAAAAAGAGTGGCTTTCATCGATAAGAAATTCTTAGGTGGAGTGGTAAAGAATGAGTTTCCTCTTCATAGTATTTCTTCCATTGATCATGCTGAAAATCTTTTGTATTCAATTCTGAAGGTGAATACCAGTGCAGGTACAGCAGAATTTAAATTACATAATAAAAACGACGGCAGATCATTCACGGGTATTAACAGAAACTTCAGGTATTCTGAACCTGTAAAACAGGATTCCAGACCCTTACAGGCTTTTTCTCAGTCTATTCCCGATTTTGCTCAGGAAAATGTATACAGCACCAATCATCAGCAATCTTCCGGAACTGTTTTTGAGCAGTTGGAAAAACTGGGTAAACTGAAAGAAATGGGTGTGCTGACAGAAGCTGAATTTGCAGAACAAAAGAAAAAGTTGTTGGATAAACTCTGA
- a CDS encoding SHOCT domain-containing protein translates to MQNIKYQIRYLNPDLLSWPAEEIDQLPDILMEDENLLHIIDGIYDEMAVLLLSTDSRMIMKGLGIDFIEVIPHEKMILIQYLKSQEILELCTEEKIFHLRETSPELAQQFCTTVSTFLSGDNPTEKNSDTGIFELLEQLGKLRESGILTNEEFTEQKKKLLEKL, encoded by the coding sequence ATGCAAAATATAAAATATCAGATCAGATACCTCAACCCGGATCTATTGTCATGGCCTGCAGAAGAAATAGACCAGCTTCCTGATATTTTGATGGAGGATGAAAACCTTCTCCATATTATAGACGGGATATATGATGAGATGGCAGTACTTCTTCTTTCTACAGATAGCAGGATGATTATGAAAGGACTCGGAATTGATTTTATAGAAGTTATTCCTCATGAAAAAATGATCCTTATCCAATATCTGAAATCCCAGGAAATCCTTGAATTGTGTACTGAAGAAAAGATTTTTCATTTGCGGGAAACAAGCCCGGAGCTTGCTCAGCAGTTTTGTACAACGGTAAGTACATTTCTTAGTGGAGATAATCCAACAGAAAAAAATTCTGATACCGGGATTTTTGAACTTTTAGAACAACTTGGAAAACTCAGAGAAAGTGGAATTCTTACCAATGAAGAGTTTACAGAACAGAAAAAGAAACTCCTGGAGAAGCTGTAA
- a CDS encoding PH domain-containing protein produces MSISCVICNGDISFWSRGTLQDNTDICGDCKSEMNKIYSGFSSNCNEFSLYQVRTLLKKEVGFREFMAHLFKVNPSLSDYSEMALRKIFRTIYEDELIHGIFAKHYKRGYGTFVATDKRLIFIDAGDYLSFAFKETIPLENVTSIDFLPSDNTIVIITPQKDIKLEPENQEQGAAFCEAVSHLMANQGETAPHEQSVTTILDLIERLGTLKQNGILTEQEFSQEKIKLFNKL; encoded by the coding sequence ATGAGTATAAGTTGTGTCATATGTAACGGCGATATTTCATTTTGGAGCAGGGGAACGCTTCAGGATAATACAGATATCTGTGGCGATTGCAAATCTGAAATGAACAAAATATACAGTGGTTTTTCTTCAAACTGTAATGAGTTTAGCCTTTATCAGGTGAGAACATTATTAAAAAAAGAGGTAGGGTTTAGAGAATTCATGGCTCATCTCTTTAAAGTCAATCCAAGCCTTTCTGATTATTCGGAAATGGCATTACGAAAGATTTTCCGGACGATCTATGAAGATGAGCTGATTCACGGGATATTTGCAAAGCATTATAAGAGAGGATATGGAACCTTTGTTGCAACCGATAAAAGGCTGATCTTCATTGATGCCGGCGACTATCTGAGTTTTGCATTTAAAGAAACCATACCTCTTGAAAATGTTACTTCAATTGATTTTTTACCTTCGGATAATACAATAGTCATTATTACACCCCAAAAAGATATTAAATTGGAGCCTGAAAACCAGGAACAAGGAGCTGCATTTTGTGAAGCAGTAAGCCATTTAATGGCGAATCAGGGTGAAACGGCACCTCACGAGCAGTCTGTTACAACCATTTTAGATCTTATAGAACGGCTCGGAACATTAAAACAAAACGGAATTCTGACCGAGCAGGAATTTTCACAGGAAAAGATAAAACTGTTTAATAAGCTATAA